In the Quercus lobata isolate SW786 chromosome 5, ValleyOak3.0 Primary Assembly, whole genome shotgun sequence genome, one interval contains:
- the LOC115989479 gene encoding uncharacterized membrane protein At1g16860-like: protein MGSRFPSHQLSNGLYVSGRPEQPKERTPTMSSTAMPYTGGDIKKSGELGKMFDIPMDGSKSRKSGQLTSAPSRTGSFGGAATHSGPITANSAARAGYTTSGPVSSGMVGSVSMKKSNSGPLNKHGEPMKKSSGPQSGGVTRQNSGPIPVLPTTGLITSGPISSGPLNSSGAPRKVSGPLDSMGSIKTHGSSVAHNPAVTTLTQDDEYSFRRNFPKPIFWSVILIFVMGFIAGGFILGAVHNPILLIVVIILFGSVAALFIWNSCWGRRAITGFISRYPDAELRTAKNGQYVKVSGVVTCGNVPLESSFRRVPRCVYTSTSLYEYRGWDSKPANSTHRRFTWGLRSSERHVVDFYISDFQSGLRALVKTGYGARVTPYVDDSVLIDVNPENKDMSPEFLRWLAERNLSSDDRVMQLKEGYIKEGSTVSVMGVVQRNDNVLMIVPPPDPLTTGCQWAQCIFPASLEGIVLRCEDTSKIDVIPV from the exons ATGGGTTCCAGATTCCCATCTCATCAACTCAGCAATGGCCTCTATGTCTCAGGCCGGCCTGAGCAGCCAAAAGAAAGGACTCCAACAATGAGTTCAACTGCCATGCCCTATACTGGTGGTGATATCAAGAAGTCTGGAGAACTAGGGAAAATGTTTGATATCCCAATGGATGGCTCTAAATCTAGGAAGTCTGGGCAGTTAACCAGTGCTCCTTCAAGGACTGGATCTTTTGGAGGTGCTGCGACGCATTCAGGACCCATCACGGCAAATTCAGCAGCTCGGGCTGGGTATACAACATCAGGTCCTGTATCTTCAGGCATGGTTGGTTCAGTTTCAATGAAGAAATCAAATTCTGGGCCACTGAATAAGCATGGTGAACCTATGAAGAAGTCATCTGGTCCCCAATCTGGTGGAGTGACACGCCAAAACTCTGGCCCTATCCCAGTTCTTCCTACAACAGGTCTTATTACTTCTGGGCCTATTTCTTCTGGCCCACTAAATTCATCCGGGGCCCCAAGAAAGGTCTCTGGGCCTCTAGATTCCATGGGGTCAATCAAAACACACGGTTCCTCTGTTGCTCACAACCCAGCTGTGACTACTCTGACCCAAGATGATGAATATTCCTTCAGAAGGAACTTCCCAAAGCCAATATTCTGGTCTGTGATTCTGATATTTGTGATGGGATTTATTGCTGGGGGTTTTATTCTTGGAGCGGTCCACAATCCCATTCTGCTCATTGTTGTGATAATTCTTTTCGGTTCAGTGGCTGCATTATTCATTTGGAACTCATGTTGGGGGAGAAGAGCTATCACAGGTTTCATTTCTCGTTATCCTGATGCTGAACTGAGAACTGCAAAAAATGGGCAATATGTGAAGGTTTCTGGG GTTGTTACCTGTGGTAATGTACCGCTTGAGTCATCCTTCCGGAGAGTTCCTAGATGCGTCTATACATCGACCAGTTTATATGAGTATCGAGGATGGGATTCTAAGCCAGCCAATTCTACACACCGTCGTTTTACATGGGGACTTCGATCATCTGAG AGGCATGTGGTCGACTTCTACATCTCTGATTTCCAGTCTGGGTTAAGAGCATTGGTTAAGACAGGCTATGGTGCAAGGGTGACTCCTTATGTTGATGACTCTGTTCTTATTGATGTTAACCCAGAAAACAAAGACATGTCTCCTGAGTTTCTCCGCTGGTTGGCAGAGAGGAACCTTTCAAGTGATGATCGTGTAATGCAATTAAAAGAAGG GTACATCAAAGAAGGTAGCACGGTTAGCGTGATGGGTGTTGTTCAGAGAAATGACAATGTGCTTATGATTGTCCCTCCACCTGATCCACTAACAACTGGATGTCAATGGGCACAATGTATCTTTCCAGCTAGCCTTGAGGGTATTGTTTTGAGATGTGAAGATACATCAAAAATTGATGTCATACCTGTTTAG